A stretch of Candidatus Manganitrophaceae bacterium DNA encodes these proteins:
- a CDS encoding ketoacyl-ACP synthase III has protein sequence MRARIVSTGSYVPEGRLTNKDLEAKVDTTDEWIFERTGIRERRIAAKDQATSDLALIAAQRALEAARIAPEEIDLIVLATSTPDMFFPSTACIVQDRLKATRAAAFDLSAACSGFVYALSVGEQFIRSGTYHKVLVIGAEVMTRLLDWTDRRTCVLFGDGAGAVLLSAAEADEGILSTHLHSDGSLWDLICVPGGGAAAPPSEKVLAEHLNTIKMKGNETFKAAVRNLEEVAWEALRANGFLPSDLAFVVPHQANLRILGAVADRLGVGMEQVITNLDRFGNTSAASIPLALDEAVRAGRIKKGSLLLFLAFGGGLTWASSLVRW, from the coding sequence ATGCGGGCCCGCATCGTCTCGACCGGATCGTATGTCCCCGAGGGGCGTCTGACCAACAAGGACCTTGAAGCCAAGGTCGACACGACCGACGAGTGGATCTTCGAGCGGACCGGGATTCGCGAGCGACGGATCGCCGCGAAGGACCAGGCGACCTCCGATCTGGCGCTCATCGCGGCGCAGCGGGCGCTCGAAGCGGCGAGAATTGCTCCGGAGGAGATCGACTTGATCGTCCTGGCGACCTCCACCCCGGACATGTTTTTCCCCTCGACCGCCTGCATCGTTCAAGACCGGCTGAAAGCGACGCGGGCCGCCGCCTTCGACCTCTCCGCCGCCTGCTCCGGTTTTGTCTATGCCTTGTCGGTCGGAGAACAATTTATCCGAAGCGGGACCTATCACAAGGTGCTCGTCATCGGCGCTGAAGTGATGACCCGCCTGCTCGATTGGACCGATCGAAGGACCTGCGTTCTCTTCGGCGACGGCGCCGGCGCGGTCTTGCTCTCGGCGGCCGAAGCGGATGAGGGAATTCTCTCCACCCATCTTCATTCGGACGGCTCGCTGTGGGATTTGATCTGTGTTCCCGGCGGCGGCGCGGCGGCCCCCCCTTCGGAAAAGGTCTTGGCGGAGCATCTCAATACAATCAAAATGAAGGGGAACGAGACGTTCAAGGCGGCTGTCCGTAATTTGGAAGAGGTGGCCTGGGAAGCGCTTCGTGCAAACGGTTTCCTCCCCTCCGATCTCGCTTTTGTCGTTCCGCATCAGGCCAATCTTCGAATTCTCGGAGCGGTGGCCGATCGGCTCGGGGTCGGGATGGAACAGGTGATCACGAATCTCGACCGTTTTGGAAATACCTCTGCGGCATCTATTCCCCTGGCGCTCGATGAGGCGGTTCGAGCCGGTCGGATTAAAAAGGGATCACTGCTTCTGTTCTTAGCCTTCGGAGGCGGGCTGACCTGGGCCTCCTCATTGGTACGGTGGTAA